ACGTCCAGAAGCAGCCCGGGTCGGTGTACTCGTTGATGGGCTTCGTCACGACGATGAGCTTGAGCGAGGGGATCTCGTTCATCCGCGCCGCGATCGCGTCGTTGAGGATCGGCATGCGGAAGTACTGGTCTTCGATGAAGATGTAGTCCTTCGCTTGGCGGATGGCGTTGTGCCACGACTCGAGGATGCCGTGCTCGGCGAGGGGCTCGGGCATGGTCGCCGTGATCTGCGCCATGACGCCGTTCGGGTCGGCCACCTGCGTGCGCTCGACGACGAAGTCGCTCGCGTTCTGCGAGTACTCGACGCGATCCTTGAGGGCGCGCTCCCAGCGCTTGTGGAAGAGATCGGTCACGTCGGCCGCGGCGGGGCCGTCGACGCGCATGATGTAGTCCTTGCGGGGGCCGGTGTCGGGCTTCTTGTTCTTGGCGGCGACCGCGTTGCGATCGGCCTCGGTGGCGTCGAAGAGCATACGGCGCGAGTCGAACACCTTGTGCTCGTTCGTGTCCCAGTCGACGCGGCGGAGGTTCATGCCGCCGACGAAGGCCGTCTGATCGACGACCATGAACTTCTGGTGCCACGAGGCGTGGGGGAGATCGACCTTCACGGGCCACTGGGTGAGGTCGACGTCGGTCTTGGGGGCGTCGGACGCGACCTTGGCCTCGAAGGAGAACTGCGCGTCTTTTTGCGTGGGATCCTGGGCCTTCACGCGGTCGACGAACGACACGGGACCGACCGCGAAGGCGAACTTGCCGCTCGTGGCGTTGGCTTGGCCGAGGTACTCGAAGTTGTCGCCGCCCTTCTCGCCGTGCACCTTGAGCTCCGAGTCGACGTTGAGGCCGGCGACGAAGCTGTCTTGAGCGAGGAACTGGTTCACGAGCACGCGCTTCGTGGCGGGGCTCGCCTCGAAGAGGCCGATGACGGTGTTGGCGCGGCGCTGCTCGGGGGTGAGCTTGGCGTGGGTCGCGGCGGGGCGAACGAGCTCGAAGCGGCTCTCCCACCACCACGTCGAGGCGAGGATCTGCTTCTTCGCCTTGACGATCTCGGAGTGCACGTTGGCCCACGCCTCTTCGCCGTCCATGAGCATCGTCACGCGGTTGCCACGGCGTGCGGGGCGCGCCTCGGAGGAGAACCAGAGGTGACGGATGCCGATCCACACTTCGTGGTCGGTCTTGCCGGCGACCTTCTTGATCGCGACGCCCGCGCGACCCTCTTTGGGGCTCGTCGCGGTGAGCGCGCCGTTCGGGGCGAGCACGAGGTCGATCTGGGCCTCTTCGAAGTCTTCGGCGGAGGCCGTGATGCGCACCGGCGCCGTCGACGTGACCGAGAGCTTGATCTTGTCGCCGTCGGTCGTGATCGCGATGGGACGGCCGGCCTGCGACGCTTGGACCTTGAGCTCGCGCTCGGGGATGGGCTGGGCCCACACGTCCCGCACGCGGAGGATGACGGCGGACGTGGCCGTCTGCGCCTGCTCGGACGGGTCGTCGGACCCATCGCCTTCTGCGGAGCACGCGGCCAAGAGCGAGATCCCGACGAAACCGAGGGCGAGAGCGAAGCGACGGTGGGGCATGGTTTGGTCCTCAAGCATACGGGGTGCCATGTTCGATCCTCCAGGAAACCTCGAGGAACTTGCCGGATCGGAGGCCACCACGACACCTACATGGTCCCACAGCGGGGGTAGGGTGATCCACGGCCCCGGGGCGCGGGTGTCCGAAATGGTTCGAGGCCCGCACGAACGAACGCGCGAGCCTCGAGAGGGGACCCTTCGGTCCGGGTCAGGTCAGTTGCACTGGTTGGCCTTGGCGGACTCGGTCAGCGCGTCCTCGGTGACGGCGCGCTGCTCGCAGCGCTCGTCCTCGGTCCACTCCTTCCAGTCGGCCGCCTTGCCGATCGACGCGGCGTGCTGCTTCCAGAGGTCGTAGCCGGCCTTGCCACCGGCGCCGTTCTTGAAGACCGTGAGCTTGCAGATGCGCTGCACGTCCGCACGCGCCTGCTCTTTCTGGGCGTAGTCGAGCACGATGCTCGCCATGGCGGCGTTCGTCGAGTTCCAGCAGCAGGTCTTCGACTTGGGGTAGTCGAGCTCGGCGAACACGTAGTCTTCGAGCTTGCGGAACTCGCTGTCGACCGCCGCCTTGTTCTTGCCGAAGTTCTCCTGCATCACGCGGTAGAGGCTCTTGAAGGCCTCTTCGCGGGCCGTACGGCCGGAGCAGGTGGCGGGCGTCGCGCGGAGACGCGAGCGCGAGTTCTCGATGAGGCGGAGGGCGCCGTCACGCTGCTCCTCGGGGGAGCCGGGCGAGAGCAGGCGGTCGAACTCGGCCGGGCGCGCCGCGATCGCGGCGATGTCGTCGTCGTTGATCCAGTCGCCGCGCGAGGCCACCGGGACGATGTTCTGCCAGCGGCCGTTCTGGACGACCGGGGTGCGGAAGCGGCGGAGGCCACCACCGAGCTTCGCGTAGGGGGTGCCGTCCGAGCCGTTGCCCGGGCCGCCGAACGCGGGGTTCGTGAACCAGTGGATCGAGTCCTCCGGCATGTCGACGATGGCCTGGCGGCGGGGCATGCTGCCCGAGGCCGTCGTGATGCGCATCTTGTCGGGGCCCGAGTTCTCGACCGCGACCACGGGGACGGTGTGGCCGATGCCCTGGCGCTGGAAGCGCTCGATCATCGCGTCGCCCGACTTCGCGGCCTTGGGCTTCACGTGGAACATGTTCTGGCCGTCGGCGAGGTTCACGCTGCCGAAGTAGCCGTCGAGGATTCGGAGGAAGTAGCCGACGCGCTTGTTGAGGAGCACGTCGTCGTACCAGGCGCCGGCGCCGGCGTCGGCCGGGTCGTTGATCCACGGCACGCGGTCGTCGGTGCCGATGTGGCGGCCGCGGAGGTTCGCGTCCTTGGGCCACGAGCTCTGGAAGCTCGCGAGGGGCGCGTCGCCCGCCTTCCAGCCCGAGGGGGTCATGTCCTTGTAGAGGGTGCGGAACGTCGGGAAGCCGCCGACCGGGGTGCCCTCTTTGGTGACGAAGCCGAAGTGACCGGCGTACATCGAGCGGTTCCCGCGCGAGTCCCAGCCCGTCATGTAGAAGGGCAGGCCGTACCACGACGAGAAGAGGACGCGCATGACCATGGCCGTGTCGGCGCACTCGAACACGCCGGCCTTGGTCACCTTGCCGAAGGGCGTCGGGAACTCCCACGTCTTGGAGTTGCCGCCCCATCCGCCGACCTCGGCGGGGATGATTTTGAAGCTCTTGTACCAGGCCTGGTACTTCTCTTCCCAGGTGAGGCCCGAGTTCGCCGGCCACGAGATGCCCGCGCGCTTCGCGTCGGCCGTGTCCTTGTCGGCCCACTGGTTGCGGATGTCCCACACGGCGGCCGAGTTGCTCGCGAAGGCGACGTTCGTCGGTCCGCCGGCGGCCTCGCTGACGGCCTCGAGGCTCTCACCGAGCTCTTGGTCCGCGAGCTTGTGATCGTCGCCCGAGCCGGCCTCTTCGCCTTCGCCGTCGCCGACCTCGGCGCTACACCCGGGGAGCGCGGCGAGCGTGAACGGAGCGCAGAGGAGAAGAATGGGCAAGAGACGCTTGAGCGACATGAGGGCCTCGTAGGGTGAAGGGACGACCGTGGGTCGGCCTGGCAAGCAAAAAACGGCCAGACGCCCGACTTCTTAGCATCGCTCCATTCGGGGGCGATGGGGAACACTTCGATCGCACCGGAGGATCGATTCGATCCGGGTTCCGGAGCTTCTGTCCCCCTTCAGCAAGCCTCAGGCCAAAGGTGTGCGCTTGTCTTACACGGTGGTTTTCGTGGGCCACCTGGGGCGCCTGGATCGGCGAGGCTGGAGCAGCGCTTGTCCATGCGAGCGCTCGTGCGTGCCCGCGCCCTCACGGTGGCCGAGGAAATACGGCGCGCGACGTGCCAGGGCGACGTGCCTTGGAGGCATGCTTTTTCGCGGGGGCGAGGATACGTCCGTTCCTTGACCGCGGGCGTGTTTCGGGTCAGGTAGGCGGCGCTCGGCGAAGGTCCCCATGGGGTGGGCTCATCGGTCGGCCTCTTCGGCGGGCACGTGGGTCGAGCCCGGCCATTTCCCCCGGGCGAACGAGGCGTTTTTCGGATGAAAGCCCTGACGAGTTTGGTCTTGGTTGCGACGTGCGCCCTCGCAGGCTGCGCGACGGAGCCCTCGAAGAGCGACCTGGGTCGCGCCCGCGCCGCGTTGTCCGAGTCGGGCGCGCGGGTCGTCCCGTTCGGCGAGAGCGGCATGTCCCTCGGGTACATGCCGGCGGTGCCCGAGCGTGCGGCGCTCGGCGCTCCGTCGTTCGCGCGCACGGCCTCGGGCGAGACCCTCGTGCTCGACGCGCTGAAGTCGCGCGTCGTGAAGGTCGCGGCCGACGGCACGCTCTCCGAGGTCGCCAAGGTCGATCGTGACGCGGTCGATCTCGCGGTGGCCGACGACGGCGCGTTCGCCGTGAAGCGGGGCGGGGCCCCCAAGGTCGTGGTGTACGGCCCCGATGGGGCGCGCCAGGGCGAGCTGTCGTTCGCGATCCTGCAAGACGTCGAGCGCATCGCGCTGCTCCCGTCGCGCCGCGTGGTCGCCATCTCCGCGCACCAGGAGCGCTACGTGCTCGGGAGCCCCACGTTCCCCTCGCGTGACGCCGAGGTGCTCCACTCGAAGGAGGAGGGCGTCGTGTCCCGGAAGGACGGCGCGGGCGTGTCGCTCGTGCGTGAGGCCGACGGGTCGCTCGTGCTCGTGTCGACCGCGAAGGGCGCGGGCGACGAGCGCGCGCACGAGGTGTCTCGCGTGACGTTCGGCAAGGGCGACGCGGCCCGCATCGTGGGCGGCGCGGGCGACGTCGTGTGCATGCGTGTCGAGCACGCCGGTGCGGCTCGCACTGGGGAAATCACGGTCGATCGTGAGGCCGTGTGCGCCGACGCGACGACCGGCGCCGTGACCTTCCGCGCGCCCCTCGGGGAGCCGGGCCTCTACGTGCCGCGGCGCGAGCTCTCGTTCGAGCGCGGCGCGCTCACGTTCGTCCGCCCCGAGACCACCAAGTCCGGCGCGGGCCTCTCGATCACGACGTTCGCCGTCACGGAGAAGAAATGAAGCGCGCCATAGGAGCCCTCGCGGCCGCCCTCGTTTTCGCGAACGCCGCCTCGGCGAGCGCCCTCACGCGCGACGAGATCATGTCCCGCGCGAAGGGGTTCACCTACCACCCGTGGCGGAGCGCCGCCGCGAACCAGCGTGGCACGTGCGCCTCGGAGAACGCGAGCTACGCGTCGCTCTCGAAGCCCGGCGACTACGTCGGCCTCCCCTACGACTGGGGTGGGTACATGTCGCTCTTCACGTTCGACCAGGGCATCGCGCGCGGCCTCGGCGCGGGCTCGCAGTCGACCGACGGCATCCTCCAGTGCACCGTCGGCCTCGACTGCTCCGGCTTCGTGAGCCAAGCGTGGGGCGTGGGCCACTTCACCACGTCGAGCCTCGATCAGACGTCGGGCGCGATCGCGGCCTCGGCCCTCCTCCCCGGCGACGTCTACAACAAGGCCGGCTACCACGTGGCGATGTACAGCCACAAGCTCGCGAACGGCGAGCCCGTGCTCTACGAGGCGCTCGGCAACAACGTGCACATCAACCAGTACGGCGGCCTGTCGCACGTGGCCGGGTACACGCCGCGCCGCGCGAACAACGTCACCGGCACGACCGCGACCGAGCCCGTCGGCACGGTGAACAACCCCATCGCGATCACGAGCTTCCCCTTCACGGACTCGCGTGACACGCGCCAGTCGATGAGCGACATGCTCGACGGCTGCTCCCTCGACGCGACCAAGCAGCAGCGTGGCCCCGAGTACATCTACAAGGTCACCTTCACGCAGCCCGGCACGCTCACCGTGTCGGTCTCGGACGACGCCGCGAGCGACATCGACGTGCAGCTCCTCGGCGCCCTCGACACCAACGCGTGCCTCGCGCGGAACGACTCGACCTTCACGCAGCAGGTCGGCTGCGGCACGTACTACGTCGTCGCCGACACGTTCGGCGCGGACGCGACCAAGGCCGGGCCGTACACGCTGTCGGTGAGCTTCACCCCGAGCGGCCAGGCGTGCTCGGCCGTCCCCGGGCCCGCGCCGTACGCGCCCAAGGGCAAGCTGGGCGACGCGTGCCGCTTCCCCGGGAACGCGAACCTGCCGTACTGCAACCCGAATTTGGGTGGAGATACGTGCATTTACACCCAGACTGACTCGTTCTGCTCGAAGCCCTGCGCCGTGGCGAACGACTGCGCCGACCTCCCCGGTGGCGCGGGCTGCTGCGAGGACCTCGGCCAAGGCGAGAAGTACTGCCTCAAGGCCTCGCTCTGCGGGAGCGGCGCCCCGAAGCCCGGCAAGGACGACGCGGGCCCGGTCGGTGACGCTCCTCCGCAAGGCGAGCCTGGCACCCCCGAGCCCGGCACGCCCGGCGCTCCCGGCACGCCCGGGGCTCCTGGCGACGGCACGACGCCGCCGGCCGCCAACGGCGAGACCGTGACGACCACGACGTCGGGCTGCCAAGCGATGCCCGGGGCGGTCTCCTCGTCGGACGCCGCGCTCGCCCTCGGCCTGCTCGGCCCGGTGGTGATCCTCGTGCGTCGTCGCCGCCGCGCGCAGCGCTCGCTCCCCCCGCTCGCGCTGGGCTGATCCCGCCGGCCGAAGCGCCCGCGCCGAAAACTACAGCAAATTCAGGCTCGAACGGCCCTCTTCCCACGCCGGGAAGGGGGCCGTATCGTTCTCGGCATCATGTTGAAATTCAGTGACGATCCCGACATCGCCGAACAAGAGATGAACGCGATCATCTTCTACCTGGTCACGTTCGGGTACATCGACGGGGACTTCGACGCGAAAGAGAAGACGTTCGTTCGGCAGTACATCGAGCGCCTCATCGACGGCCGCGCGCAGCACGCCATGCCCGACGCGCCCGCCGAGGTCCGCAAAGAGATCGTCACGAAGTACACGCGCCACTTCCACGAGGTGTTCGAGGGCATCGACGCCAACGTGAAGGAGCTCTTCACCGAGTCGGTCTCGACGGACGAGGACCCGACGGCCTTCGTGCACGGGCGCCTCAAGTCGAAGTGCTTCGAGATCTTCAAGTCGTTCGATCGCGGGAGCCAAGATCAGCTCATGGCGTCGATCGACGAGCTCCTCATGGCCGACGGTGAGGCCCACCCGGCCGAGGTCGCGTTCCGCGCCGAGCTCGCGCAGCTCCTCGAGGCCGATCTGGACATCGAGCTCGTCCACGAAGACGAGCCCGTGCCGAGCCACAGGACGAGCGTCACGCCCGTCGTCGACATCCCGCGCTCCGAGGCGAACCACGTGTTCTTCGAGCCGATGGAGCAGCACTTCTCGAAGGATCGGGAGCGCATCCTCTCGCAGGTCGAGAAGGACCGGAGCCTCATCGACCGCGCGCTCGACGTGCTCGCGCGGCAGCGCAAAGAGGGCGCGGGCAAGCTCGCTGGCAAACAGCGGGTCGACGAGCTCGAGGGCGCCTTCACGGACGGCCACGTGGTGGTGCGGAGGCCGCGCAAAGACCAAAAACACGAGCTCATCGTGCTCGGCGATCTGCACGGTTGTTACAGCGTACTCAAGGCCGCGCTCATGCAGTCGCGCTTCTTCGAGAAGGTCGACGCGTACCGCTCCAACCCGAAGGAGAACCCGTACCCGATCTTGGTGCTCCTCGGCGACTACATCGATCGCGGGCTCTTCAGCCTGAACGGCGTCTTGCGCCTCGTGCTGCAGCTCTTCGTGACCGCGCCCGACCACGTGGTGGTGCTGCGCGGAAACCATGAGTATTACATCGAGCACAAGGGCAACATGTACGGCGGGGTGAAGCCGGCGGAGGCGATCAACTCGCTGAAGCCCCACCTCGACATCGACGTGTTCCGCCACTACCGCACGCTCTTCGAGGCGCTGCCGAACGTGTTTTTGTTCGACCGCATCTTCTTCGTGCACGGCGGCATCGCCAAAGATCGCCTGCTCAAGGAGCGCTACAAAGACCTCTCCAGCTTGAACGACGAGGACATCCGCTTCCAGATGATGTGGAGCGACCCTTCGGCGGCCGACGTCATCCCCGCCGACCTCCAAGACAAGGCCTCGCGGTTCATGTTCGGGCGCATGCAGTTCAAGGCGTTCATGCAGAAGGTGGGCACGACCACCATGATCCGCGGCCACGAGAAGGTGAACGCGGGCTACCACGTCCAATACGACGACGACCGCGCGCGCCTCGTGACGCTCTTCTCGTCCGGTGGCATCGACAACGCCGATCTGCCCGCCGAGAGCACGTACCGCTCGGTCACGCCGATGGCGCTCACGATCACGCACGACGGCTCCGAGTCGCGGATTACGCCCTGGGCGCCGCACTACGGCTCGTACAACGACCCCGAGCGCAACGCGTTCTTCAAGATGCCGCCCGAGATCGAGCACCGCGCGTAGAAGAAGAGAGAAGAGAGAAGTGGTGCCCCCACCCGCGGGTGCTCGGCCTAACGGCCTGCGCGCCCGCGACCTCCCCCAAACCGCGAGCTCCGCTCGCGGAGGGGGAGGCAGAGAAGGCTGAAACACGAAAGCCCCGCGGGCTGGGCTCGCGGGGCTCGTGGCATGTGGGTCACAGTCAGTCACTCGTCGTCGTCGACGAGGTCGTCCGGGATGCGGTCGTCGTCGTCGGTCGGGCCTTCCAGCGGAGCGGGCTTGGCGGGTGACGGGAGGGCGTCCGGCTTGGGGCCTCTCTCCTTCGCGGCGCGGCGCCGCTCGCGGTGGTGGGCGCTCGCCGCGGACTTCAGGATGCTCGGGTGGTCGGCGAACGTGTAGCGCAGGACGAGCCGGAGCTTCTTCGCGCGAGCGCGCACGAGGGCGACGATCGCGTTTCGGCGCGCACCGATCGTGCTGGTCGCGGTGCGAGGGGCGGCGCTGCGGCTCACGAGGAGCCCCGCGATGGAGGACGCCTCGTCGATGAGGGCCATGTCGAACCCCGGAAGCGCCCGAAGCTCCGTCGCGAGGGTGCGGCACATGCCGGCGTACGCGGCGAGCCCGCTCGCGAGCTTGGCGATCGTCTTCGGCGTGCCCTGGTGTTGGCGCCGGAGAGCCGCGACGGCCACGTCTTTCTGGTCTTCGATCCCGTCCTCGACGACGACCTCGAGCGCCATACGGAGCCGACGAAACACCACGACGCCGCGCTGGACGGTGCCATCTTGCGTGGGGACGCGCCCTTGGCTCGCGAGGATCTCGGCCTCCGCGCCGAGCTTGCAGAGCAGGAGGATCTGGGCCGCGATGTCGCCCCCGAGGCGCGCCGCGTGTGGAGCGAGGCTCTCTTTGACGATGCCCCGCGGCACCGCGTGCCACTCGGCCAAACACGCGAGCGCGCTCGCTTCGTGGAGGAAGCTGTCGAGCGGCATGCTGAGCTCGATCTCCGGCCCGGAGTAGCCCGCGATCTCCTCCTCGAGGGCGTCGCTCATGCGGGCGTCGAAGCGCGCCGAGATGCGCGCCACGAGGTCGACCTGACGGCGGTCCTCGCCGGCGGGCGCGACGAGGACGGTGGCAGGCAGCTTGGCCCCCACGATCGCCTCCGACGCCGCGGGCGCGTTCTTGGCGGAGGCGAGCCGCGACGCGGACGAGGGCGCCTTGGGTTTCTTGGATGGAGAGGAAGGAGACGAAGGGGACGACGAAGCCGAAACCGAACGACGAGCCATGATTCACCTGCTGTTCGTCGAAGCGCGACATGCGCCCGACACCACGACGTCGGCAGGCCCCCCTCGGCCGTTGCGCGGATTCTTGCGGGCTGGGTCGATTGTTGAAATGTCTCGTGATTTCGGCCGGTTATATCGCGTCCAGAAGGGCCCGACGGCGTCAGGTGAGCTCCCGACAGCGTCAGGTGGGCTCCCGACAGCGTCAGGTGAGGTCCTGACAGCGTCAGGTGAGGTCCTGACAGCGTCAGGTGAGCTCCCGACGTCGTCAGGTGAGCTCCCGACGTCGTCAGGTGAGCTCCCGACGTCGTCAGGTGAGCTCCCGACGTCGTCAGGTGAGCTCCCGACGTCGTCAGGTGGGGCCTGCTGGGCGTCCGGCCGGCGTTCCGACGTGCTCACCCCTCTTCGCGGCGGTGCTCGGCCTCGTGCGCGCGGAACACCGCGAAGAGCCCGAGGTCGTAGGCGATCTTCACGGTCGCGGCGAGCACCACGGGGACGGCGAAGCTCTGGGCGGCGAGGAGCGCGCCGGTCATCACCGGGCCGAGCGCGTTGCCTGCGCTCTTCGCGAGGGACGTGACGACCGAGGCTTGCGTGCGCTCTTCTTCGGGCACGGCGCGCATGACGAAGGCCATGCGGGCGGGCACGTCCATCTGGGCGAGGCAGTAGCGCAGGCACACGAGCGCGAGGGCCACGGTGCCCGTGGGCGCGAAGGCGAGCGCGAGCAAGAAGAGGTTCGCCGGGATGTGCGTCGCGACCATGGTCGCGAGGAGCCCGATGCGCTTCGCGAGCCGCGCGGCGACGAGGGCCGAGGCCGCCGACAGCAGGTTCACGACGAAGAACAGCGTGCCGAGCGTGGACGTGCCGAACCCGAAGCGGAGGTGGAGCCAGAGGGCGAGCGCGCTCTGGAGCACGAGCCCGCTGCCGAACGAGTCGAGCGCGAAGAGCACCGACAGGACGCCCACGATCTTGCGCGATTTCTCGAGCGGACGGCGAGGGGGCGGGGACTTCGCCTCGATGCCGCGCGAGAGGCCGAGGAGCGGCAGCGAGCCCACGAGCACGAGCGCCGACGCGCCGACGAACACGGCGCTCGGGCCGAAACGGGCGGCGAGGGTGCCTCCGAGCTTGGAGCCGAGCGCCACGGACGCCGAGCCCATGAAGCTGTACCATGCATACAAACGTGGGCGTTCGCTCGCGGCCCGCGCGCTCGCGAGCGCGGCCTGTTCGACGGCCGTCGCGGGCCCCGCCTCTCCGCCCGAGGGGCTCAAGATGCCGACGGTGGCCGTCACGAAGAGGACCCAAGGGGCGCGCGCGAGGCCGAACACCACGAGGCCCGCGGCCATGAACAGGGCGCTCGCGACGAGCAGGCGCTTTCTCCCGAGGCGCTCGCCGAAGAGGCCCACGAGGAGCGTGAGCGCGGCGTCTCCCACGAGGGTGAGCGACACGAGCAGGCCTATTTTAGCCTCGCCGAAGCCGCGCGCGGCCAAGTGGAA
The sequence above is a segment of the Myxococcales bacterium genome. Coding sequences within it:
- a CDS encoding serine/threonine protein phosphatase, encoding MLKFSDDPDIAEQEMNAIIFYLVTFGYIDGDFDAKEKTFVRQYIERLIDGRAQHAMPDAPAEVRKEIVTKYTRHFHEVFEGIDANVKELFTESVSTDEDPTAFVHGRLKSKCFEIFKSFDRGSQDQLMASIDELLMADGEAHPAEVAFRAELAQLLEADLDIELVHEDEPVPSHRTSVTPVVDIPRSEANHVFFEPMEQHFSKDRERILSQVEKDRSLIDRALDVLARQRKEGAGKLAGKQRVDELEGAFTDGHVVVRRPRKDQKHELIVLGDLHGCYSVLKAALMQSRFFEKVDAYRSNPKENPYPILVLLGDYIDRGLFSLNGVLRLVLQLFVTAPDHVVVLRGNHEYYIEHKGNMYGGVKPAEAINSLKPHLDIDVFRHYRTLFEALPNVFLFDRIFFVHGGIAKDRLLKERYKDLSSLNDEDIRFQMMWSDPSAADVIPADLQDKASRFMFGRMQFKAFMQKVGTTTMIRGHEKVNAGYHVQYDDDRARLVTLFSSGGIDNADLPAESTYRSVTPMALTITHDGSESRITPWAPHYGSYNDPERNAFFKMPPEIEHRA
- a CDS encoding MFS transporter, with amino-acid sequence MSEGDTTDASPSGTSHDDVTALFVSRAARLVAFGATSVALAFHLAARGFGEAKIGLLVSLTLVGDAALTLLVGLFGERLGRKRLLVASALFMAAGLVVFGLARAPWVLFVTATVGILSPSGGEAGPATAVEQAALASARAASERPRLYAWYSFMGSASVALGSKLGGTLAARFGPSAVFVGASALVLVGSLPLLGLSRGIEAKSPPPRRPLEKSRKIVGVLSVLFALDSFGSGLVLQSALALWLHLRFGFGTSTLGTLFFVVNLLSAASALVAARLAKRIGLLATMVATHIPANLFLLALAFAPTGTVALALVCLRYCLAQMDVPARMAFVMRAVPEEERTQASVVTSLAKSAGNALGPVMTGALLAAQSFAVPVVLAATVKIAYDLGLFAVFRAHEAEHRREEG